The following proteins are co-located in the Micromonospora coriariae genome:
- a CDS encoding methyltransferase domain-containing protein encodes MVALAQTPPSADRLRAFDEFLAQAWADQVRHDDRLRGLAVEVRFDRGVAHLSGEVTEPGELRLVRDLVGRLAGVYGVWCRVSVDGRDPVVVDLGCGPTKQWQGNLGLDIFPAPGVDAVADLSGSLPLADNSVDVLFAVHILEHLIDFLPLVDECHRVLRPGGVLHVMSPWWGHVNAVADPTHVRLMDVQTFKGICQLRPPGTPRWYPLHAGCDGASIFADLTPLPPDTDPAPKSHLARFFD; translated from the coding sequence ATGGTCGCTTTGGCGCAGACTCCGCCCTCGGCCGACCGGCTGCGGGCGTTCGACGAGTTCCTCGCACAGGCGTGGGCGGACCAGGTCCGGCACGACGACCGGCTGCGGGGCCTGGCGGTCGAGGTGCGGTTCGACCGGGGTGTCGCCCACCTGAGCGGGGAGGTGACCGAGCCGGGCGAGCTGCGGCTGGTCCGGGACCTGGTGGGGCGGCTGGCCGGTGTCTACGGCGTGTGGTGCCGGGTGAGCGTCGACGGGCGTGATCCGGTGGTGGTGGACCTCGGCTGCGGACCGACCAAGCAGTGGCAGGGCAACCTGGGGCTGGACATCTTCCCGGCCCCGGGGGTGGACGCGGTGGCGGACCTCTCCGGTTCGCTGCCGCTGGCCGACAACTCGGTGGACGTCCTGTTCGCGGTGCACATCCTGGAACACCTGATCGACTTCCTGCCGCTGGTGGACGAGTGCCACCGGGTGCTCCGCCCGGGCGGTGTGCTGCACGTGATGAGCCCCTGGTGGGGGCATGTGAACGCGGTCGCGGACCCGACCCACGTACGGCTGATGGACGTGCAGACGTTCAAGGGGATCTGCCAACTCCGGCCGCCCGGCACCCCGCGCTGGTACCCACTGCACGCCGGCTGCGACGGCGCCTCCATCTTCGCCGACCTCACCCCGCTACCCCCCGACACCGACCCCGCACCCAAGTCCCACCTGGCCCGCTTCTTCGACTAA
- a CDS encoding Smr/MutS family protein: MKLKLDLHEIFNKGQDIDRALRGIMDEAVAKKATLVEIIPGKGSGQLKKRVLRFLDQKDVKQLYHRVEKDSKNFGRLFVHFRWK; this comes from the coding sequence ATGAAGCTCAAGCTGGACCTGCACGAGATCTTCAACAAGGGCCAGGACATCGACCGCGCGTTGCGCGGGATCATGGACGAGGCGGTGGCGAAGAAGGCCACCCTCGTGGAGATCATCCCGGGCAAGGGATCGGGCCAGCTCAAGAAGCGGGTGCTGCGGTTCCTCGACCAGAAGGACGTCAAGCAGCTCTATCACCGGGTGGAGAAGGACTCCAAGAACTTCGGCCGGCTCTTCGTGCACTTCCGCTGGAAGTAA
- a CDS encoding ROK family protein, translating to MVTTLAIDCGGGGIKASVLDEAGTMRARPLRVPTPYPLPPALFVRTLLDLGGRLPAADRLTVGVPGMIRHGVVVTTPHYVTRSGPRSRADPALVAEWSGWDARGALADAFGVPVLVLNDAEVHGAGVVAGTGCELVLTLGTGLGSALFDGGVLAPHLELSHAPVRWGTTYDTYVGEPERRRLGDAFWSRRIRQVVDGLRPVFRWDRLYLGGGNSRLIRPEQLARMGDDVVVVPNTAGIVGGVRAWELSTGRRNART from the coding sequence GTGGTGACCACACTGGCGATCGACTGCGGTGGCGGAGGCATCAAGGCGTCGGTGCTCGACGAGGCCGGCACGATGCGCGCCCGGCCGCTGCGGGTGCCGACCCCGTACCCGCTGCCGCCCGCGCTGTTCGTCCGGACGCTGCTCGACCTGGGTGGGCGGCTGCCGGCCGCCGACCGGCTGACAGTGGGCGTTCCCGGGATGATCCGGCACGGAGTGGTGGTGACCACACCGCACTACGTGACCCGCAGCGGACCACGCAGCCGGGCCGATCCGGCCCTGGTCGCCGAGTGGTCCGGCTGGGACGCGCGGGGCGCGCTGGCCGACGCGTTCGGGGTGCCGGTGCTGGTGCTGAACGACGCCGAGGTGCACGGCGCCGGGGTGGTCGCCGGCACCGGCTGCGAGCTGGTGCTGACGCTGGGCACCGGGCTGGGTAGCGCCCTCTTCGACGGCGGGGTGCTCGCCCCGCACCTGGAGTTGTCCCACGCGCCGGTGCGGTGGGGCACGACCTACGACACGTACGTGGGGGAGCCGGAGCGCCGCCGGCTCGGCGACGCCTTCTGGTCCCGGCGGATCCGGCAGGTGGTGGACGGGCTCCGCCCGGTGTTCCGTTGGGACCGGCTCTACCTGGGCGGGGGCAACTCCCGGCTGATCCGGCCCGAGCAGCTGGCCCGGATGGGCGATGACGTCGTGGTGGTGCCGAACACCGCGGGCATCGTCGGCGGCGTCCGCGCCTGGGAGCTGTCCACCGGGCGCCGGAACGCCCGCACCTGA
- the arfA gene encoding arabinosylfuranosidase ArfA: MRTAQLTIDPAFAIGPADRRLFGSFVEHMGRCVYGGVYEPGHPSADSRGLRGDVLELTRELGVSVVRYPGGNFVSGYRWQDGVGPVGDRPRRLDLAWKTIETNAFGLDEFMTWAAEAGVEPMMAVNLGTRGVQEALDLLEYANHPGGTQLSDLRRKHGAEDPYGVRLWCLGNEMDGPWQVGHKTADEYGRLAAEAARAMKMIDPSISLIACGSSNRRMPTFASWEATVLEHTYEHVDYISAHTYYDPSDGDRASILASAVDMDNFITEVVATADHVAAKQRHKRKLKISFDEWNVWYESRLQADLDRRGWVEAPALIEDDFTAVDAVVVGDLLITLLRHADRVGVAAQAQLANVIAPIRTRNGGPAWRQSIFHPFALTARYARGTVLRTEPVSPRYDTKKYGDVPVLDTVAVHDEETGELSVFAVNRGEEDLPLEIDLRGLPGMSGLSFVSLAAGSDPSAINTEAEPDRVTPRELPTPTPDGGRCTVRLPAVSWSVLRFGPANA, translated from the coding sequence TTGCGCACCGCGCAGCTGACGATCGACCCAGCCTTCGCGATCGGCCCCGCCGACCGACGTCTCTTCGGCTCCTTCGTCGAGCACATGGGGCGATGCGTCTACGGCGGTGTCTACGAGCCGGGCCACCCCAGCGCCGACTCGCGCGGCCTGCGCGGCGACGTGCTGGAGCTGACCCGGGAGCTGGGCGTCTCGGTGGTCCGCTACCCGGGCGGCAACTTCGTTTCCGGCTACCGCTGGCAGGACGGGGTGGGCCCGGTCGGCGACCGGCCGCGCCGGCTCGACCTGGCCTGGAAGACGATCGAGACGAACGCTTTCGGGCTGGACGAGTTCATGACCTGGGCCGCCGAAGCCGGTGTCGAGCCGATGATGGCCGTGAACCTCGGCACCCGTGGCGTGCAGGAGGCGCTGGACCTGCTGGAGTACGCCAACCACCCGGGCGGCACGCAGCTCTCCGACCTGCGGCGCAAGCACGGCGCGGAGGATCCGTACGGGGTGCGGCTGTGGTGCCTGGGCAACGAGATGGACGGCCCGTGGCAGGTCGGCCACAAGACCGCCGACGAGTACGGCCGGCTCGCCGCCGAGGCCGCCAGGGCGATGAAGATGATCGACCCGTCGATCAGTCTGATCGCCTGCGGCAGCTCCAACCGGCGGATGCCCACGTTCGCCTCCTGGGAGGCGACCGTGCTGGAGCACACCTACGAGCACGTCGACTACATCTCGGCGCACACCTACTACGACCCGTCCGACGGCGACCGGGCGAGCATCCTGGCCTCAGCCGTCGACATGGACAACTTCATCACCGAGGTGGTCGCGACCGCCGACCACGTGGCCGCCAAGCAGCGGCACAAGCGCAAGCTGAAGATCTCGTTCGACGAGTGGAACGTCTGGTACGAGTCCCGCCTCCAGGCCGACCTGGACCGGCGCGGCTGGGTCGAGGCCCCGGCGCTGATCGAGGACGACTTCACAGCTGTCGACGCGGTGGTCGTCGGCGACCTGCTGATCACCCTGCTCCGGCACGCCGACCGGGTCGGGGTGGCCGCCCAGGCCCAGCTGGCCAACGTGATCGCGCCGATCCGCACCCGCAACGGCGGCCCGGCCTGGCGGCAGAGCATCTTCCACCCGTTCGCGCTGACCGCCCGGTACGCCCGCGGCACCGTGCTGCGCACCGAGCCGGTGTCGCCGCGCTACGACACGAAGAAGTACGGGGACGTGCCGGTGCTCGACACCGTCGCCGTGCACGACGAGGAGACCGGCGAGCTGAGCGTCTTCGCGGTCAACCGCGGCGAGGAGGACCTGCCGTTGGAGATTGACCTGCGTGGTCTGCCGGGGATGTCCGGTCTGTCATTCGTCAGCCTCGCTGCCGGGTCTGACCCATCGGCGATCAACACCGAGGCCGAGCCCGACCGGGTGACGCCCCGGGAACTGCCCACCCCCACCCCCGACGGCGGCCGGTGCACTGTGCGCCTGCCCGCCGTGTCCTGGAGCGTGCTGCGCTTCGGCCCAGCCAACGCCTGA
- a CDS encoding ABC transporter substrate-binding protein, with protein sequence MIQNDMSRRRLLGLGLGLGAAASLTLAGCGGGDSSSGPAAGNGGKEYTGPKVDLKLWNGFTGGDGDIFKALVNQFNTEHKNIAVSVATYQWEDYYNKLPGAASSGNGPDIAVMHMDQLATFAARGVITELDDVAKNLELAEGDFAPTVWKGGLYNNKRYGIPLDMHPLGFYYNKAVMQKAGLDPNKPPTTKDEYVAALGELKKAGVQGFWVSPFQFTGGMTFYSLLNQWGATLFDADVAKATFNSDPAVEACTWLVDMIKQGYSPANVGQDADYLAFKSGKNAFTWNGIWQINDLKKSPEVQWGVAPLPQIGSKPAAWANSHNFTIVKQRANDANKVSGAKVFINWLSEHSLDWAKGGQVPARKEVREGAEFKALPEISSLAPELEYAAFPPAAPGLGEVMTTFYNSFNEAALGKKSPKQALDDGVAKANKQLEDNRKKYGS encoded by the coding sequence ATGATCCAGAACGACATGAGTCGGCGTCGCCTGCTCGGCCTCGGTCTCGGACTCGGTGCCGCTGCCTCGCTGACCCTCGCCGGCTGCGGCGGCGGTGACAGCAGCTCCGGTCCGGCAGCCGGCAACGGCGGCAAGGAGTACACCGGTCCCAAGGTCGACCTGAAGCTGTGGAACGGCTTCACCGGCGGCGACGGCGACATCTTCAAGGCGCTGGTGAACCAGTTCAACACCGAGCACAAGAACATCGCCGTGTCGGTCGCCACGTACCAGTGGGAGGACTACTACAACAAGCTCCCCGGTGCGGCCTCCAGCGGCAACGGCCCGGACATCGCGGTCATGCACATGGACCAGCTCGCCACCTTCGCCGCCCGTGGCGTGATCACCGAGCTGGACGACGTGGCCAAGAACCTGGAGCTCGCCGAGGGCGACTTCGCCCCCACGGTGTGGAAGGGCGGGCTCTACAACAACAAGCGGTACGGCATCCCGCTGGACATGCACCCGCTGGGCTTCTACTACAACAAGGCCGTCATGCAGAAGGCCGGCCTGGACCCGAACAAGCCGCCGACGACCAAGGACGAGTACGTCGCGGCGCTGGGCGAGCTGAAGAAGGCCGGCGTGCAGGGCTTCTGGGTCAGCCCGTTCCAGTTCACCGGCGGCATGACCTTCTACTCCCTGCTCAACCAGTGGGGCGCCACGCTCTTCGACGCCGACGTGGCCAAGGCCACCTTCAACTCCGACCCGGCCGTCGAGGCGTGCACCTGGCTGGTCGACATGATCAAGCAGGGCTACTCGCCGGCCAACGTCGGCCAGGACGCCGACTACCTGGCGTTCAAGAGCGGCAAGAACGCCTTCACCTGGAACGGCATCTGGCAGATCAACGATCTGAAGAAGAGCCCGGAGGTGCAGTGGGGTGTCGCCCCGCTGCCCCAGATCGGCAGCAAGCCGGCGGCCTGGGCCAACTCGCACAACTTCACAATCGTGAAGCAGCGGGCCAACGACGCCAACAAGGTCTCCGGCGCGAAGGTCTTCATCAACTGGCTGAGCGAGCACTCGCTGGACTGGGCCAAGGGCGGCCAGGTGCCGGCCCGCAAGGAGGTCCGCGAGGGCGCCGAGTTCAAGGCGCTGCCGGAGATCTCGTCGCTCGCCCCCGAGCTGGAGTACGCGGCCTTCCCGCCCGCGGCCCCGGGGCTCGGCGAGGTCATGACGACCTTCTACAACTCGTTCAACGAGGCCGCGCTGGGCAAGAAGTCGCCCAAGCAGGCGCTGGACGACGGGGTGGCCAAGGCCAACAAGCAGCTCGAGGACAACCGCAAGAAGTACGGGAGCTGA
- a CDS encoding ABC-F family ATP-binding cassette domain-containing protein, with product MSATMIVKDLAAGHGDRPLFAGLDLVVAPGDVVGLVGPNGAGKSTLLRTLAGLLPVEAGSVRLSPPTATVGHLPQEPERRPGETVRDFLARRTGVTAAQAALDVATEALTAGAAGADDAYADALERWLALGGADLDERAEQVSADLGLAVDLDHPTTGLSGGQAARAGLASLLLSRYDVFLLDEPTNDLDLAGLERLEEFVTGLRAGTVLVSHDREFLTRTVTRVLELDLPQQQVHHYGGGYAAYLEEREVARRHARADFEEYADTKAGLEARARTQRGWMEKGVKNARRKATDNDKIGRKFRSESSEKQAAKAKQTERLIERLDVVEEPRKEWELRMEIAAAPRAGAVVATLRGAVVRRGGFTLGPIDLQIDWADRVAVTGANGSGKSTLLAALLGRLPLDAGTASLGPGVVVGEVDQARGLFLGDAPLIDAFQAAVPEMSPADARTLLAKFGLRAAHVPRPAATLSPGERTRAALALLQGRGVNLLVLDEPTNHLDLPAIEQLESALASYPGTLLLVTHDRRMLAAIETNRRLRVDAGRIAED from the coding sequence ATGAGCGCCACGATGATCGTCAAGGACCTGGCCGCCGGGCACGGTGACCGCCCGCTCTTCGCCGGATTGGACCTGGTCGTCGCCCCCGGCGACGTGGTCGGCCTGGTCGGGCCGAACGGCGCCGGCAAGTCGACGCTGCTGCGTACCCTCGCCGGGTTGCTGCCGGTGGAGGCTGGCAGCGTCCGACTGAGCCCGCCCACCGCGACAGTCGGGCACCTGCCGCAGGAGCCGGAACGGCGGCCGGGCGAGACGGTGCGCGACTTCCTGGCCCGGCGGACCGGGGTGACCGCCGCGCAGGCCGCGCTGGACGTGGCGACCGAGGCGCTGACCGCCGGTGCCGCGGGCGCCGACGACGCGTACGCCGACGCGCTGGAGCGCTGGCTCGCCCTCGGCGGTGCGGACCTGGACGAGCGCGCCGAGCAGGTGAGCGCCGACCTGGGGCTCGCGGTCGACCTGGACCACCCGACGACCGGGCTCTCCGGCGGTCAGGCCGCCCGGGCCGGGCTGGCCTCGCTGCTGCTCAGCCGGTACGACGTGTTCCTGCTCGACGAGCCGACCAACGACCTGGACCTGGCCGGGCTGGAGCGGTTGGAGGAGTTCGTTACCGGGCTGCGGGCCGGCACGGTGCTGGTCAGCCACGACCGGGAGTTCCTCACCCGCACGGTGACCCGGGTGCTGGAGCTGGACCTGCCGCAGCAGCAGGTGCACCACTACGGCGGCGGTTACGCGGCCTACCTGGAGGAGCGCGAGGTGGCCCGCCGGCACGCCCGCGCCGACTTCGAGGAGTACGCCGACACCAAGGCTGGCCTGGAGGCGCGGGCCCGCACCCAGCGGGGGTGGATGGAGAAGGGTGTGAAGAACGCCCGACGCAAGGCCACCGACAACGACAAGATCGGTCGGAAGTTCCGGAGTGAGTCGAGCGAGAAGCAGGCCGCCAAGGCCAAGCAGACCGAGCGGCTGATCGAACGGCTCGACGTGGTCGAGGAGCCCCGCAAGGAGTGGGAGCTGCGGATGGAGATCGCCGCCGCGCCCCGCGCCGGCGCCGTCGTGGCCACGCTGCGCGGCGCGGTGGTACGCCGGGGCGGGTTCACCCTCGGCCCGATCGACCTCCAGATCGACTGGGCGGACCGGGTCGCGGTGACCGGGGCGAACGGCTCGGGCAAGTCCACCCTGCTGGCCGCGTTGCTCGGTCGGCTGCCGCTGGACGCCGGCACCGCCTCGCTCGGGCCCGGGGTGGTGGTCGGCGAGGTGGACCAGGCCCGAGGGCTGTTCCTCGGCGACGCGCCGCTGATCGACGCGTTCCAGGCGGCCGTACCGGAGATGTCGCCGGCGGACGCGCGGACCCTGCTGGCCAAGTTCGGGCTGCGCGCGGCGCACGTGCCACGGCCGGCGGCCACCCTCTCCCCCGGCGAGCGGACGCGGGCGGCGCTCGCCCTGCTTCAGGGGCGCGGGGTCAACCTGCTGGTGCTCGACGAGCCCACCAACCACCTGGACCTGCCGGCCATCGAGCAGCTCGAATCGGCCCTGGCCAGCTACCCGGGCACGCTGCTGCTGGTCACCCACGACCGGCGGATGCTGGCCGCCATCGAGACGAACCGCCGGCTACGCGTCGATGCCGGGCGGATCGCCGAGGATTGA
- a CDS encoding carbohydrate ABC transporter permease: MADVIEVGAARGDAPPPAANAARRGASAGRTGRATPYLFLAPYLVLFGVFGLLPIVLGLWLSVHQWDFQLPNRPFIGLDNYKDLISSDSAIYGDWWESVRATAIFTVLSVPLLVVVPLGLALLLNRSFPGRTFFRAIYFAPYVLGVAVIGLLWRFLLDANLGLVNRLAGAVGLPADTPWVTNMPWAWISLVGVTVWWTSGFNAVIYLAGLQDISPELYEAARMDGANAWQRFRNVTLPGLRPVLLFVITTTVLASANMFGQSFLITQGAPGTETRTVVWFIVEEGLRDNDAGRAAAMSIVFALMLAVVSIANFRLFRYKED, from the coding sequence GTGGCGGACGTGATCGAGGTCGGGGCGGCGCGCGGTGACGCGCCGCCCCCGGCGGCCAACGCAGCCCGCCGGGGCGCCTCGGCGGGCCGGACCGGACGGGCGACGCCATACCTGTTCCTCGCCCCCTACCTGGTCCTGTTCGGGGTCTTCGGCCTGCTGCCGATCGTCCTCGGCCTCTGGCTCAGCGTGCACCAGTGGGACTTCCAGCTGCCCAACCGGCCGTTCATCGGGTTGGACAACTACAAGGACCTGATCTCCAGCGACTCCGCCATCTACGGCGACTGGTGGGAGAGCGTCCGGGCCACAGCGATCTTCACGGTGCTGTCGGTGCCGCTGCTGGTGGTCGTACCGCTCGGGCTGGCGCTGCTGCTGAACCGCTCCTTCCCGGGTCGGACCTTCTTCCGGGCGATCTACTTCGCGCCGTACGTGCTGGGCGTGGCGGTGATCGGCCTGCTCTGGCGGTTCCTGCTCGACGCCAACCTGGGCCTGGTCAACCGGCTCGCCGGAGCCGTCGGGCTGCCCGCGGACACCCCCTGGGTGACCAACATGCCCTGGGCGTGGATCTCGCTGGTCGGTGTCACCGTCTGGTGGACCTCCGGCTTCAACGCGGTGATCTACCTGGCCGGTCTGCAGGACATCTCGCCGGAGCTGTACGAGGCCGCCCGCATGGACGGCGCCAACGCCTGGCAGCGCTTCCGGAACGTCACCCTGCCCGGCTTGCGCCCGGTGCTGCTCTTCGTGATCACCACGACCGTGCTCGCCTCGGCGAACATGTTCGGTCAGTCGTTCCTGATCACCCAGGGGGCGCCCGGCACGGAGACCCGAACGGTGGTCTGGTTCATCGTCGAGGAGGGCCTGCGGGACAACGACGCCGGTCGCGCCGCCGCAATGAGCATCGTCTTCGCTCTGATGCTGGCGGTCGTGAGCATCGCCAACTTCCGTCTCTTCCGCTACAAGGAAGACTGA
- a CDS encoding LacI family DNA-binding transcriptional regulator codes for MRHRLKDVAERAGVSVKTVSNVVNGYVHVRPDTRARVEEAIAELNYRPNLSARHLRKGRTGVIALAVPELDIPYFAELARYVVTAAADFGWTVLIDQTGGGREQERVVASGITDHLIDGLIFSPLALTAEDLAGLDNRPMVLLGERVDHGPADHVVIDNVGAAREITSHLIGLGRRRIAAIGSQRTPEGASARLRLTGYTDALRAAGLDYDEALVAPAPAWHRADGAAAMRGLLTSGVRPDAVFCFNDTLALGALRALHEAGLRVPEDVAVVGFDDIEDGRFSIPTLTTVAPDKAQIARLAVELLAERLDGDRTAPARELSAPYRLELRESTQLP; via the coding sequence GTGCGACACAGGCTCAAGGATGTGGCCGAACGGGCCGGCGTGTCGGTGAAGACGGTCTCCAACGTGGTCAACGGCTACGTACACGTCCGGCCGGACACCCGGGCCCGGGTCGAAGAGGCGATCGCCGAGCTGAACTACCGGCCCAACCTCTCCGCCCGCCACCTGCGCAAGGGGCGCACCGGCGTGATCGCGCTGGCGGTGCCGGAACTGGACATCCCGTACTTCGCCGAACTGGCCCGCTACGTGGTCACCGCGGCCGCCGACTTCGGCTGGACGGTGCTGATCGACCAGACCGGCGGTGGGCGCGAGCAGGAACGGGTGGTCGCCTCCGGCATCACCGACCACCTGATCGACGGGCTGATCTTCAGCCCGTTGGCGCTCACCGCGGAGGACCTGGCCGGCCTGGACAACAGGCCGATGGTGCTGCTCGGCGAGCGCGTCGACCACGGCCCCGCCGATCACGTGGTGATCGACAACGTGGGCGCGGCCCGGGAGATCACCAGCCACCTGATCGGGCTCGGCCGGCGTCGGATCGCCGCCATCGGCTCGCAGCGCACCCCGGAGGGCGCCAGCGCCCGACTGCGCCTGACCGGCTACACCGACGCGCTGCGCGCCGCAGGCCTGGACTACGACGAGGCCCTGGTGGCGCCCGCGCCGGCCTGGCACCGCGCGGACGGCGCGGCCGCCATGCGCGGCCTGCTCACCTCCGGAGTACGCCCCGACGCCGTCTTCTGCTTCAACGACACGCTCGCCCTGGGTGCCCTGCGCGCCCTGCACGAGGCCGGCCTGCGGGTGCCCGAGGACGTGGCGGTCGTCGGCTTCGACGACATCGAGGACGGCCGGTTCTCGATCCCCACGCTGACCACCGTCGCCCCGGACAAGGCGCAGATCGCCCGGCTCGCCGTCGAACTGCTCGCCGAACGCCTCGACGGCGACCGCACGGCCCCCGCCCGCGAACTCTCCGCCCCCTACCGCCTAGAACTCCGCGAATCAACCCAACTCCCCTAA
- a CDS encoding DUF1624 domain-containing protein, with the protein MNEPGRPSRWQRPPEKPDQWNDFRRGIALLSMVLFFFCVVGLGFLLYQLATLDGDAAFDGWSFVRFPSVAVPLGVAAVMGVRVYRAASNSEAKSRGRVMGLALLAAAAPLIQYRRRKWRWSCWLRRPAR; encoded by the coding sequence GTGAATGAACCGGGCAGACCGAGCCGGTGGCAGCGGCCGCCGGAGAAGCCGGATCAGTGGAACGACTTCCGTCGGGGCATCGCGCTGCTGTCCATGGTGCTGTTCTTCTTCTGCGTCGTCGGCCTCGGGTTCCTGCTCTACCAGTTGGCGACCCTCGACGGAGACGCCGCCTTCGACGGCTGGTCGTTCGTCCGTTTCCCGTCGGTGGCGGTGCCGCTCGGCGTCGCCGCGGTGATGGGCGTCCGCGTCTACCGGGCGGCCAGCAATTCTGAGGCCAAGAGCCGCGGCAGAGTGATGGGCCTAGCCCTGCTCGCCGCTGCGGCCCCGTTAATCCAATACAGGAGGCGAAAATGGCGGTGGAGTTGTTGGCTGCGGCGGCCAGCGCGTTAG
- a CDS encoding tetratricopeptide repeat protein produces MDLLADYRRATMFFETGDPSGAARLLEPIVDAEPGNAAVRQLLARAYFQSAQLNRAEEQLRELVDRDPSDHYAHHVLGRTLERLNRHSDALRHLRIAAAMYAANDDYRVALERVETRLGGTR; encoded by the coding sequence ATGGATCTTCTGGCGGACTACCGGCGGGCGACCATGTTCTTCGAAACCGGTGACCCGAGCGGGGCAGCCCGACTGCTGGAGCCGATCGTGGACGCCGAACCCGGCAACGCGGCGGTCCGGCAGCTGCTGGCCCGGGCGTACTTCCAGTCGGCCCAGCTCAACCGGGCCGAGGAGCAGCTGCGGGAGCTGGTCGACCGGGACCCGAGCGACCACTACGCGCACCACGTGCTGGGCCGGACCCTGGAGCGGCTGAACCGGCACTCGGACGCGCTGCGGCACCTGCGGATCGCCGCCGCGATGTACGCGGCCAACGACGACTACCGGGTCGCTCTGGAGCGGGTGGAGACCCGTCTGGGCGGCACGCGCTGA